One genomic segment of Helianthus annuus cultivar XRQ/B chromosome 14, HanXRQr2.0-SUNRISE, whole genome shotgun sequence includes these proteins:
- the LOC110908606 gene encoding probable aldo-keto reductase 4, with product MAGGVRMIKLGSQGMEVSTLGLGCMTMTDSMYGPGKSEEEMIKLIHHAVNSGITHLDTANFYGPETNEILIGKAMKGLERGRVQLATKFGIKSVEGDCDICGDPEYVRACCEASLKRLDVDYIDLYYVHRVDSRVPIEITMGELKKLVEEGKIKYIGLSEASPSTIRRAHAVHPITAVQLEWSLWVRVHEEQVIPTCRELDIGIVPYGPLGSGFLALGPKLVDGMLDEDSRKSIPRLQGENLEHNLTLFNKIHEIAKKKRCTTSQLALAWILHQGADVCPIPGTSKMENFNQNVGALSVKLSPQDMVELESIASVDAFKGSRLPPKILALSYVETMPLSSWK from the exons ATGGCAGGTGGGGTGAGAATGATTAAGCTTGGATCACAAGGTATGGAGGTATCAACTCTCGGTTTAGGATGCATGACCATGACCGATAGTATGTATGGACCTGGCAAGTCTGAGGAAGAGATGATCAAACTCATCCACCATGCTGTCAACTCCGGAATCACTCATCTCGATACAGCAAACTTCTATGGACCTGAAACAAATGAAATCCTCATCGGCAAG GCGATGAAGGGATTGGAAAGAGGAAGAGTGCAATTGGCAACGAAATTTGGGATCAAATCGGTTGAGGGAGACTGTGATATATGTGGTGATCCGGAGTATGTTAGAGCTTGTTGTGAAGCTAGTTTGAAACGCCTTGATGTTGATTACATTGATTTGTATTATGTCCATCGCGTCGACTCTCGCGTTCCAATAGAGATTACG ATGGGAGAGCTCAAGAAACTGGTTGAAGAGGGTAAAATCAAATATATAGGTCTATCTGAGGCCTCACCCTCCACTATCAGAAGAGCCCATGCTGTTCATCCAATTACAGCTGTACAGTTAGAATGGTCACTGTGGGTTAGAGTCCATGAAGAACAAGTAATTCCGACTTGCAG AGAGTTAGACATTGGGATTGTTCCGTACGGTCCTCTTGGAAGTGGGTTTTTAGCTTTGGGTCCTAAGTTGGTTGATGGTATGCTAGATGAAGATTCTAGGAAG AGCATTCCAAGACTACAAGGGGAGAATCTTGAACACAACCTTACTTTGTTTAATAAGATTCATGAAATTGCAAAGAAGAAAAGGTGCACCACGTCTCAGTTGGCTTTAGCGTGGATCCTACACCAAGGGGCAGACGTGTGTCCCATCCCAGGCACGTCCAAAATGGAGAACTTTAACCAAAACGTCGGTGCTTTGTCTGTCAAACTCTCACCACAAGACATGGTTGAGCTTGAATCTATAGCTTCAGTTGATGCTTTTAAGGGCAGTAGATTACCTCCCAAAATCTTGGCTCTTTCATATGTTGAGACTATGCCTTTGTCATCATGGAAATAA